In a genomic window of Mus pahari chromosome 8, PAHARI_EIJ_v1.1, whole genome shotgun sequence:
- the Irf9 gene encoding interferon regulatory factor 9 isoform X2: MLLPGGELKLRVGTVERGGEIRKSLEPAEPGTSSAAQALPTSSAPPLPPAAAPPTPLAKRGMVGRRMASGKVRCTRKLRSWIVQQVESGQFPGVCWDDAAKTMFRIPWKHAGKQDFREDQDAAIFKAWALFKEKHKDGDIGHPAVWKTRLRCALNKSSEFEEVPERGRMDVAEPYKVYRILPAGTLPTQPRSQKSPCKRSISCVSPEREENKENGRTSGVVNHSDSGSNLGCGGGGSSSSSSSSELEEGAGVTEATIKEDPVSLEHQLPLNSDYSLLLTFIYGGRVVGKTQVHSLDCRLVAERSDSESSMEQVEFPKPDPLEPTQRLLSQLERGVLVASNSRGLFVQRLCPIPISWNAPEAPPGPGPHLLPSNKCVELFKTTYFCRDLVQYFQGQGPPPKFQATLHFWEGSPGSSHSQENLITVQMEQAFARHLLEKIPEEEKAALFLLQHTEQSPAALGL, encoded by the exons ATGCTCCTCCCAGGAGGAGAACTGAAACTTAGGGTGGGGACTgtagaaaggggaggagagatcaGAAAAAGCCTAGAACCAGCTGAGCCTGGGACCTCCTCGGCAGCTCA GGCCCTGCCCACTTCTTCAGCTCcgcccttgcccccagctgctgCCCCACCTACCCCTCTAGCAAAGAGGGGCATGGTAGGAAGAAG GATGGCCTCAGGCAAAGTACGCTGCACCCGAAAGCTGCGGAGCTGGATCGTGCAGCAGGTGGAGAGTGGCCAGTTCCCAGGGGTATGCTGGGACGATGCCGCCAAGACCATGTTCCGGATTCCCTGGAAGCACGCGGGCAAGCAAGACTTCCGAGAGGACCAGGATGCGGCCATATTCAAG GCTTGGGCACTGTTTAAGGAAAAGCACAAAGATGGGGACATAGGACACCCTGCTGTCTGGAAGACTCGCCTACGTTGTGCCCTCAACAAGAGTTCCGAATTTGAGGAGGTTCCTGAGAGAGGTCGTATGGATGTTGCTGAACCCTACAAAGTATATCGAATACTGCCAGCAGGGACCCTCCCTA CCCAACCACGAAGCCAGAAATCACCATGCAAGCGAAGTATCAGTTGTGTGTCACCTGAGAGGGAAGAGAATAAG GAAAATGGGAGAACCAGTGGAGTTGTAAACCACTCAGACAGTGGCAGCAACTTGGGCTGTGGtggcggtggcagcagcagcagcagcagcagctctgaacTTGAGGAGG GAGCTGGTGTAACTGAGGCCACCATTAAAGAGGACCCAGTGTCCCTGGAGCATCAACTTCCCCTGAACTCAG ACTACTCACTGCTGCTCACCTTCATCTATGGTGGCCGAGTGGTGGGTAAGACCCAGGTACACAGCCTAGACTGTCGGCTCGTGGCTGAGCGCTCAGACTCAGAGAGCAGCATGGAGCAGGTGGAGTTTCCCAAACCTGACCCACTGGAGCCAACCCAGCGCCTGCTGAGTCAACTTGAGAGAGGGGTCCTGGTGGCCAGCAATTCCAGAGGCCTCTTTGTTCAGCGCCTTtgccccatccccatctcctggAACGCACCTGAGGCCCCACCCGGGCCCGGTCCTCATCTGCTGCCCAGCAATAAGTGTGTGGAGCTCTTCAAGACCACCTACTTCTGTAGAG atttggTTCAGTACTTCCAGGGTCAGGGGCCCCCACCCAAGTTCCAAGCAACCCTACATTTCTGGGAGGGGAGTCCTGGCTCTAGCCATAGCCAAGAGAATCTCATCACAGTGCAG ATGGAGCAGGCCTTTGCCCGACATTTACTGGAGAAGattccagaggaagagaaagccgCCTTGTTCCTGTTACAGCACACAGAGCAGTCACCTGCCGCTCTCGGACTCTGA
- the Rnf31 gene encoding E3 ubiquitin-protein ligase RNF31 isoform X1, which produces MPGDEERAFLAAREELASALRWDSAQVFPLEQLMPLLATSLPPAARYLQLDAGRLVRCNAHGEPRNYLNTLSTALNILEKYGRNLLSPQRPRYWRSVKFNNPVFRSTVDAVQGGRDVLRLYGYTEERPDGLSFPEGQEEPDDYQVAIVTLEVLLLRTELSLLLQNTHPRQNALDQLLRHSLEDDMLQLSEFHPLLREIVPGPRPSAPGSTPGPCFLCGSAPGTLHCPACNQVSCPACDLLFHGHPSRAHHLRQALPGAHQATSLSSSLPASSQPRPPSSSTALGDSSLSSPDPANACLPWHCLTCATLNEPWAVFCAVCSQPKGCKVPGIEGSHGTGGLESEPARDQWACQSCTFENEAAAVLCAICERPRLAQPPSLVVDSHDAGVCQQSLKQEDPLLSAAQSQVWYCDHCTFCNSGPVWVCAMCNRTRDPIPAQHILQPYPSSLEKGRPKPGSSQHLSSSLPASCGDPEKQRQDKMRKEGLQLVSMIQEGETAGASPEEVFSALQYSGTEVPLQWLRSELSYVLEMVAELAGQQDPGLGAFSCQEARKAWLDRHGNLDEAVEECVRARRRKVQELQSLGFGPKEGSLQALFQHGGDVARALTELQRQRLEPFHQRLWDRDPEPTPCWDGLDRQSLVRRLLAVYTLPSWGRAELALALLQETPRNYELLDVVEAVRHSQDRAFLRRLLAQECAVCGWALPRNRMQALISCECTICPECFRQHFTIALKEKHITDMVCPACGRPDLTDDAQLLSYFSTLDIQLRESLDPDAYALFHKKLTEAVLMRDPKFLWCAQCSFGFIYEREQLEATCPQCHQTFCVRCKRQWEEQHRGRSCEDFQNWKRTNDPEYQAQGLAMYLQENGIDCPKCKFSYALARGGCMHFHCTQCRHQFCSGCYNAFYAKNKCPDPNCKVKKSLHGHHPRDCLFYLRDWTPARLQKLLQDNNVMFNTEPPAGTRAVPGGGCRVMEQKEVPSGFRDEACGKETPPGHAGLCQAHYKEYLVSLINAHSLDPATLYEVEELERATSRYLHLTPQPVDGEDLPTYQARLLQKLREEVPLGQSIARRRK; this is translated from the exons ATGCCGGGAGACGAGGAGCGAGCCTTCCTGGCGGCCCGCGAGGAGCTGGCGAGCGCCCTGAGGTGGGATTCTGCGCAGGTTTTTCCCCTGGAGCAGCTCATGCCGCTTCTGGCCACCTCTCTGCCACCAGCCGCCCGCTACCTGCAGCTGGACGCCGGACGCTTGGTCCGCTGCAACGCTCATGGGGAG CCTCGAAACTACCTCAACACTCTATCCACGGCCCTGAACATCCTGGAAAAATATGGTCGCAACCTCCTCAGCCCGCAGCGGCCCCGGTATTGGCGCTCAGTGAAGTTTAATAACCCTGTCTTTCGCAGCACGGTGGATGCTGTGCAG GGTGGCCGGGATGTACTACGGTTGTATGGCTATACTGAGGAGCGCCCAGATGGATTGAGTTTCCCCGAAGGGCAGGAGGAACCCGATGACTACCAGGTTGCCATCGTCACACTAGAAGTACTACTGCTTCGCACGGAGCTCAGTCTGCTCTTGCAG AATACTCATCCCAGACAGAATGCCCTGGACCAGCTGCTAAGACACAGCCTTGAAGATGAT ATGCTGCAGCTTTCAGAGTTTCACCCCCTCCTGAGGGAGATTGTTCCTGGCCCCCGCCCCTCTGCCCCAG GCTCCACTCCTGGTCCCTGCTTCCTCTGTGGTTCTGCCCCAGGCACACTGCACTGTCCAGCCTGTAACCAAGTCTCGTGCCCAGCTTGTGACCTTTTGTTCCATGGGCATCCGTCCCGTGCGCATCACCTTCGCCAAGCCCTGCCTGGGGCCCACCAGGCCACCAGCCTGAGCTCTAG TTTACCTGCCTCGTCCCAACCacgccctccctcctcctccaccgcCCTGGGAGATagctctctttcttcccctgacCCTGCAAATGCCTGTCTGCCCTGGCACTGTCTTACCTGTGCCACACTAAATGAACCTTGGGCAGTGTTCTGTGCAGTCTGTAGTCAGCCCAAAGGCTGCAAGGTGCCGGGAATAGAGGGTTCCCATGGAACCGGGGGCCTAGAATCTGAGCCTGCCCGGGATCAGTGGGCCTGCCAGAGCTGCACCTTTGAGAATGAGGCGGCAGCTGTGCTATGTGCCATATGTGAGCGACCTCGGCTGGCCCAGCCTCCCAGCTTGGTGGTGGATTCCCATGATGCTGGTGTCTGCCAACAGTCCCTTAAG CAGGAGGATCCTTTGCTCTCCGCTGCCCAGTCTCAGGTGTGGTACTGTGACCATTGTACCTTCTGCAATTCTGGCCCTGTCTGGGTGTGTGCTATGTGCAACCGAACCCGTGACCCCATCCCTGCACAGCATATCCTCCAGCCCTATCCCAGCTCTTTGGAAAAGGGACGCCCAAAGCCAGGGTCCTCCCAACACCTCAGTTcctccctgcctgcttcctgtggAGACCCAGAGAAACAACGCCAAGATAAGATGCGGAAGGAAGGTCTCCAGCTTGTGAGCATGATCCAG GAAGGAGAAACCGCGGGAGCCAGCCCAGAAGAGGTCTTCTCAGCTCTCCAATACTCAGGCACGGAGGTGCCCCTCCAGTGGTTGCGTTCAGAGCTATCCTACGTCCTGGAGATGGTGGCTGAGCTAGCTGGACAACAGGATCCAGGGCTCGGGGCCTTTTCCTGTCAGGAAGCCCGGAAAGCCTGGCTTGATCGTCATGGCAACCTGGATGAAGCTGTAGAGGAGTGTGTGAGGGCCAGGAGGAGGAAG GTGCAGGAGCTGCAGTCCCTGGGCTTTGGGCCTAAGGAAGGGTCACTACAGGCATTGTTCCAGCATGGGGGTGACGTGGCACGGGCCCTGACTGAGTTACAGCGCCAGCGCCTGGAGCCCTTCCATCAGCGCCTATGGGACAGAGACCCTGAACCCACTCCCTGCTGGGATGGGCTGGACAGACAG AGCCTGGTCAGACGCCTCCTGGCGGTCTACACACTCCCCAGCTGGGGTCGAGCCGAGCTGGCGCTGGCGCTACTGCAAGAGACACCCAGGAACTATGAGTTGTTGGACGTGGTGGAGGCTGTGAGGCACAGTCAGGACCGGGCCTTTCTGCGCCGACTGCTTGCCCAGGAATGTGCTGTGTGCGGGTGGGCCCTTCCCCGCAACCGG ATGCAGGCCCTGATCTCCTGTGAGTGCACCATATGCCCCGAGTGCTTCCGCCAACACTTCACCATTGCCCTGAAGGAGAAGCACATCACAGACATGGTGTGCCCTGCCTGTGGCCGCCCTGATCTCACTGATGACGCGCAGTTACTCAGCTACTTCTCCACCCTTGACATCCAG CTCAGAGAGAGCCTTGACCCAGATGCATATGCCCTGTTTCACAAGAAGCTAACTGAGGCTGTGCTCATGCGAGACCCCAAGTTCTTGTGGTGCGCCCAG TGTTCCTTTGGCTTCATCTATGAACGCGAACAGCTGGAGGCGACGTGTCCCCAGTGTCACCAGACCTTCTGTGTGCGCTGCAAGCGCCAG TGGGAGGAGCAGCACAGAGGACGGAGCTGTGAGGATTTCCAGAACTGGAAACGCACCAATGACCCGGAGTACCAGGCTCAAGGCCTGGCCATGTACCTTCAGGAGAACGGCATTG ACTGTCCTAAATGCAAGTTCTCATACGCACTGGCCCGAGGGGGCTGCATGCACTTCCACTGCACGCAGTGTCGACACCAGTTCTGCAGCGGCTGCTACAACGCCTTTTACGCCAAGAAC AAATGTCCTGACCCTAACTGCAAGGTGAAAAAGTCCCTGCATGGCCACCACCCTCGGGACTGCCTCTTCTACCTACGGGATTGGACTCCTGCCCGCCTCCAGAAACTGTTGCAG GACAATAATGTCATGTTTAATACAGAGCCTCCGGCCGGGACACGGGCAGTCCCTGGAG gGGGCTGCCGAGTCATGGAGCAGAAGGAGGTCCCCAGTGGGTTCAGGGATGAAGCTTGCGGCAAGGAAACGCCTCCTGGCCATGCCGGCCTGTGTCA GGCACACTACAAAGAGTACCTCGTGAGCCTCATCAATGCCCATTCACTGGACCCAGCGACCCTGTATGaagtggaggagctggagagagccaCTTCCCGCTACCTACATTTAACTCCTCAGCCTGTGGATGGGGAGGATCTTCCTACTTACCAGGCCCGGCTGTTACAG aagctgagagaagaggTACCCTTGGGACAAAGTATTGCCCGCAGAAGAAAGTAG
- the Psme2 gene encoding proteasome activator complex subunit 2, which yields MAKPCGVRLSGEARKQVDVFRQNLFQEADDFLCTFLPRKIISLSQLLQEDSLNVADLSSLRAPLDIPIPDPPPKDDEMETDKQEKKEVPKCGYLPGNEKLLALLALVKPEVWTLKEKCILVITWIQHLIPKIEDGNDFGVAIQEKVLERVNAVKTKVEAFQTTISKYFSERGDAVAKASKDTHVMDYRALVHERDEAAYGALRAMVLDLRAFYAELYHIISSNLEKIVNPKGEEKPSMY from the exons ATGGCCAAGCCTTGTGGGGTCCGTTTGAGTGGAGAAGCCCGAAAACAG GTGGATGTCTTCAGACAAAATCTTTTCCAGGAG GCTGATGACTTCCTCTGCACTTTCTTGCCACGGAAAATCATATCCCTGAGTCAGCTCTTGCAG GAGGATTCCCTCAATGTGGCCGACCTCTCCTCCCTCCGGGCTCCCCTGGACATCCCTATCCCAGATCCTCCACCCAAGGATGACGAG ATGGAAACAGACaagcaggagaagaaggaag TCCCTAAGTGCGGCTACCTCCCGGGGAATGAGAAGCTTCTGGCCCTGCTTGCTTTGGTTAAGCCAGAAGTCTGGACTCTCAAAGAGAAGTGCATTCTG GTAATCACGTGGATCCAGCACCTGATCCCCAAGATTGAGGATGGAAATGATTTTGGGGTGGCAATTCAG GAGAAGGTGCTGGAGAGAGTGAATGCTGTCAAGACCAAAGTAGAAGCTTTCCAGACAACCATTTCCAA GTACTTCTCAGAACGTGGGGATGCTGTAGCCAAGGCTTCCAAGGACACCCATGTA aTGGATTACCGGGCCTTGGTGCATGAGCGAGATGAAGCAGCCTATGGGGCGCTTAGGGCCATGGTGCTGGACCTGAGGGCCTTCTAT GCTGAGCTTTATCATATCATCAGCAGCAACCTAGAGAAAATTGTCAACCCGAAGGGTGAAGAAAAGCCATCGATGTACTGA
- the Rnf31 gene encoding E3 ubiquitin-protein ligase RNF31 isoform X2, producing MPGDEERAFLAAREELASALRWDSAQVFPLEQLMPLLATSLPPAARYLQLDAGRLVRCNAHGEPRNYLNTLSTALNILEKYGRNLLSPQRPRYWRSVKFNNPVFRSTVDAVQGGRDVLRLYGYTEERPDGLSFPEGQEEPDDYQVAIVTLEVLLLRTELSLLLQNTHPRQNALDQLLRHSLEDDMLQLSEFHPLLREIVPGPRPSAPGSTPGPCFLCGSAPGTLHCPACNQVSCPACDLLFHGHPSRAHHLRQALPGAHQATSLSSSLPASSQPRPPSSSTALGDSSLSSPDPANACLPWHCLTCATLNEPWAVFCAVCSQPKGCKVPGIEGSHGTGGLESEPARDQWACQSCTFENEAAAVLCAICERPRLAQPPSLVVDSHDAGVCQQSLKEDPLLSAAQSQVWYCDHCTFCNSGPVWVCAMCNRTRDPIPAQHILQPYPSSLEKGRPKPGSSQHLSSSLPASCGDPEKQRQDKMRKEGLQLVSMIQEGETAGASPEEVFSALQYSGTEVPLQWLRSELSYVLEMVAELAGQQDPGLGAFSCQEARKAWLDRHGNLDEAVEECVRARRRKVQELQSLGFGPKEGSLQALFQHGGDVARALTELQRQRLEPFHQRLWDRDPEPTPCWDGLDRQSLVRRLLAVYTLPSWGRAELALALLQETPRNYELLDVVEAVRHSQDRAFLRRLLAQECAVCGWALPRNRMQALISCECTICPECFRQHFTIALKEKHITDMVCPACGRPDLTDDAQLLSYFSTLDIQLRESLDPDAYALFHKKLTEAVLMRDPKFLWCAQCSFGFIYEREQLEATCPQCHQTFCVRCKRQWEEQHRGRSCEDFQNWKRTNDPEYQAQGLAMYLQENGIDCPKCKFSYALARGGCMHFHCTQCRHQFCSGCYNAFYAKNKCPDPNCKVKKSLHGHHPRDCLFYLRDWTPARLQKLLQDNNVMFNTEPPAGTRAVPGGGCRVMEQKEVPSGFRDEACGKETPPGHAGLCQAHYKEYLVSLINAHSLDPATLYEVEELERATSRYLHLTPQPVDGEDLPTYQARLLQKLREEVPLGQSIARRRK from the exons ATGCCGGGAGACGAGGAGCGAGCCTTCCTGGCGGCCCGCGAGGAGCTGGCGAGCGCCCTGAGGTGGGATTCTGCGCAGGTTTTTCCCCTGGAGCAGCTCATGCCGCTTCTGGCCACCTCTCTGCCACCAGCCGCCCGCTACCTGCAGCTGGACGCCGGACGCTTGGTCCGCTGCAACGCTCATGGGGAG CCTCGAAACTACCTCAACACTCTATCCACGGCCCTGAACATCCTGGAAAAATATGGTCGCAACCTCCTCAGCCCGCAGCGGCCCCGGTATTGGCGCTCAGTGAAGTTTAATAACCCTGTCTTTCGCAGCACGGTGGATGCTGTGCAG GGTGGCCGGGATGTACTACGGTTGTATGGCTATACTGAGGAGCGCCCAGATGGATTGAGTTTCCCCGAAGGGCAGGAGGAACCCGATGACTACCAGGTTGCCATCGTCACACTAGAAGTACTACTGCTTCGCACGGAGCTCAGTCTGCTCTTGCAG AATACTCATCCCAGACAGAATGCCCTGGACCAGCTGCTAAGACACAGCCTTGAAGATGAT ATGCTGCAGCTTTCAGAGTTTCACCCCCTCCTGAGGGAGATTGTTCCTGGCCCCCGCCCCTCTGCCCCAG GCTCCACTCCTGGTCCCTGCTTCCTCTGTGGTTCTGCCCCAGGCACACTGCACTGTCCAGCCTGTAACCAAGTCTCGTGCCCAGCTTGTGACCTTTTGTTCCATGGGCATCCGTCCCGTGCGCATCACCTTCGCCAAGCCCTGCCTGGGGCCCACCAGGCCACCAGCCTGAGCTCTAG TTTACCTGCCTCGTCCCAACCacgccctccctcctcctccaccgcCCTGGGAGATagctctctttcttcccctgacCCTGCAAATGCCTGTCTGCCCTGGCACTGTCTTACCTGTGCCACACTAAATGAACCTTGGGCAGTGTTCTGTGCAGTCTGTAGTCAGCCCAAAGGCTGCAAGGTGCCGGGAATAGAGGGTTCCCATGGAACCGGGGGCCTAGAATCTGAGCCTGCCCGGGATCAGTGGGCCTGCCAGAGCTGCACCTTTGAGAATGAGGCGGCAGCTGTGCTATGTGCCATATGTGAGCGACCTCGGCTGGCCCAGCCTCCCAGCTTGGTGGTGGATTCCCATGATGCTGGTGTCTGCCAACAGTCCCTTAAG GAGGATCCTTTGCTCTCCGCTGCCCAGTCTCAGGTGTGGTACTGTGACCATTGTACCTTCTGCAATTCTGGCCCTGTCTGGGTGTGTGCTATGTGCAACCGAACCCGTGACCCCATCCCTGCACAGCATATCCTCCAGCCCTATCCCAGCTCTTTGGAAAAGGGACGCCCAAAGCCAGGGTCCTCCCAACACCTCAGTTcctccctgcctgcttcctgtggAGACCCAGAGAAACAACGCCAAGATAAGATGCGGAAGGAAGGTCTCCAGCTTGTGAGCATGATCCAG GAAGGAGAAACCGCGGGAGCCAGCCCAGAAGAGGTCTTCTCAGCTCTCCAATACTCAGGCACGGAGGTGCCCCTCCAGTGGTTGCGTTCAGAGCTATCCTACGTCCTGGAGATGGTGGCTGAGCTAGCTGGACAACAGGATCCAGGGCTCGGGGCCTTTTCCTGTCAGGAAGCCCGGAAAGCCTGGCTTGATCGTCATGGCAACCTGGATGAAGCTGTAGAGGAGTGTGTGAGGGCCAGGAGGAGGAAG GTGCAGGAGCTGCAGTCCCTGGGCTTTGGGCCTAAGGAAGGGTCACTACAGGCATTGTTCCAGCATGGGGGTGACGTGGCACGGGCCCTGACTGAGTTACAGCGCCAGCGCCTGGAGCCCTTCCATCAGCGCCTATGGGACAGAGACCCTGAACCCACTCCCTGCTGGGATGGGCTGGACAGACAG AGCCTGGTCAGACGCCTCCTGGCGGTCTACACACTCCCCAGCTGGGGTCGAGCCGAGCTGGCGCTGGCGCTACTGCAAGAGACACCCAGGAACTATGAGTTGTTGGACGTGGTGGAGGCTGTGAGGCACAGTCAGGACCGGGCCTTTCTGCGCCGACTGCTTGCCCAGGAATGTGCTGTGTGCGGGTGGGCCCTTCCCCGCAACCGG ATGCAGGCCCTGATCTCCTGTGAGTGCACCATATGCCCCGAGTGCTTCCGCCAACACTTCACCATTGCCCTGAAGGAGAAGCACATCACAGACATGGTGTGCCCTGCCTGTGGCCGCCCTGATCTCACTGATGACGCGCAGTTACTCAGCTACTTCTCCACCCTTGACATCCAG CTCAGAGAGAGCCTTGACCCAGATGCATATGCCCTGTTTCACAAGAAGCTAACTGAGGCTGTGCTCATGCGAGACCCCAAGTTCTTGTGGTGCGCCCAG TGTTCCTTTGGCTTCATCTATGAACGCGAACAGCTGGAGGCGACGTGTCCCCAGTGTCACCAGACCTTCTGTGTGCGCTGCAAGCGCCAG TGGGAGGAGCAGCACAGAGGACGGAGCTGTGAGGATTTCCAGAACTGGAAACGCACCAATGACCCGGAGTACCAGGCTCAAGGCCTGGCCATGTACCTTCAGGAGAACGGCATTG ACTGTCCTAAATGCAAGTTCTCATACGCACTGGCCCGAGGGGGCTGCATGCACTTCCACTGCACGCAGTGTCGACACCAGTTCTGCAGCGGCTGCTACAACGCCTTTTACGCCAAGAAC AAATGTCCTGACCCTAACTGCAAGGTGAAAAAGTCCCTGCATGGCCACCACCCTCGGGACTGCCTCTTCTACCTACGGGATTGGACTCCTGCCCGCCTCCAGAAACTGTTGCAG GACAATAATGTCATGTTTAATACAGAGCCTCCGGCCGGGACACGGGCAGTCCCTGGAG gGGGCTGCCGAGTCATGGAGCAGAAGGAGGTCCCCAGTGGGTTCAGGGATGAAGCTTGCGGCAAGGAAACGCCTCCTGGCCATGCCGGCCTGTGTCA GGCACACTACAAAGAGTACCTCGTGAGCCTCATCAATGCCCATTCACTGGACCCAGCGACCCTGTATGaagtggaggagctggagagagccaCTTCCCGCTACCTACATTTAACTCCTCAGCCTGTGGATGGGGAGGATCTTCCTACTTACCAGGCCCGGCTGTTACAG aagctgagagaagaggTACCCTTGGGACAAAGTATTGCCCGCAGAAGAAAGTAG
- the Irf9 gene encoding interferon regulatory factor 9 isoform X1 produces MASGKVRCTRKLRSWIVQQVESGQFPGVCWDDAAKTMFRIPWKHAGKQDFREDQDAAIFKAWALFKEKHKDGDIGHPAVWKTRLRCALNKSSEFEEVPERGRMDVAEPYKVYRILPAGTLPTQPRSQKSPCKRSISCVSPEREENKENGRTSGVVNHSDSGSNLGCGGGGSSSSSSSSELEEGAGVTEATIKEDPVSLEHQLPLNSDYSLLLTFIYGGRVVGKTQVHSLDCRLVAERSDSESSMEQVEFPKPDPLEPTQRLLSQLERGVLVASNSRGLFVQRLCPIPISWNAPEAPPGPGPHLLPSNKCVELFKTTYFCRDLVQYFQGQGPPPKFQATLHFWEGSPGSSHSQENLITVQMEQAFARHLLEKIPEEEKAALFLLQHTEQSPAALGL; encoded by the exons ATGGCCTCAGGCAAAGTACGCTGCACCCGAAAGCTGCGGAGCTGGATCGTGCAGCAGGTGGAGAGTGGCCAGTTCCCAGGGGTATGCTGGGACGATGCCGCCAAGACCATGTTCCGGATTCCCTGGAAGCACGCGGGCAAGCAAGACTTCCGAGAGGACCAGGATGCGGCCATATTCAAG GCTTGGGCACTGTTTAAGGAAAAGCACAAAGATGGGGACATAGGACACCCTGCTGTCTGGAAGACTCGCCTACGTTGTGCCCTCAACAAGAGTTCCGAATTTGAGGAGGTTCCTGAGAGAGGTCGTATGGATGTTGCTGAACCCTACAAAGTATATCGAATACTGCCAGCAGGGACCCTCCCTA CCCAACCACGAAGCCAGAAATCACCATGCAAGCGAAGTATCAGTTGTGTGTCACCTGAGAGGGAAGAGAATAAG GAAAATGGGAGAACCAGTGGAGTTGTAAACCACTCAGACAGTGGCAGCAACTTGGGCTGTGGtggcggtggcagcagcagcagcagcagcagctctgaacTTGAGGAGG GAGCTGGTGTAACTGAGGCCACCATTAAAGAGGACCCAGTGTCCCTGGAGCATCAACTTCCCCTGAACTCAG ACTACTCACTGCTGCTCACCTTCATCTATGGTGGCCGAGTGGTGGGTAAGACCCAGGTACACAGCCTAGACTGTCGGCTCGTGGCTGAGCGCTCAGACTCAGAGAGCAGCATGGAGCAGGTGGAGTTTCCCAAACCTGACCCACTGGAGCCAACCCAGCGCCTGCTGAGTCAACTTGAGAGAGGGGTCCTGGTGGCCAGCAATTCCAGAGGCCTCTTTGTTCAGCGCCTTtgccccatccccatctcctggAACGCACCTGAGGCCCCACCCGGGCCCGGTCCTCATCTGCTGCCCAGCAATAAGTGTGTGGAGCTCTTCAAGACCACCTACTTCTGTAGAG atttggTTCAGTACTTCCAGGGTCAGGGGCCCCCACCCAAGTTCCAAGCAACCCTACATTTCTGGGAGGGGAGTCCTGGCTCTAGCCATAGCCAAGAGAATCTCATCACAGTGCAG ATGGAGCAGGCCTTTGCCCGACATTTACTGGAGAAGattccagaggaagagaaagccgCCTTGTTCCTGTTACAGCACACAGAGCAGTCACCTGCCGCTCTCGGACTCTGA